A segment of the Deltaproteobacteria bacterium genome:
GGCATCTGCTCCATGTTCATCATCGGCCTGGTTCTGCATGTGGCCAACTATTTCTTTGAACTGGGCTACTCTTTCTTCTTCGTGGCCAGTCTTTATTCCCTGTTGATCAGCTTCTTCTTTGCTCTGGCCATCGTCAAATACCGTTTGGTAGACATTCATTTCATTATCCGCGGGGGCATTCTTTATTCGATCCTTACCGGATTGGTCCTGGTGATCTATGTCCTTTTAATTAAAAACGTTTGTGACATTCTGGCCAATAAGTTTGGGACCACTTCATTACTCGTAGAAAGTGTTTTCATCCTTGTTTTGGTCTTCCTCCTGCGGCCACTGGAGAGGAGGGTAGAAGAATTCATTGACCGATTTTTCTACCGGGACCGGTATCTTTTCCGGCTCAAGTTTTTCGAGTTCACTCGCACCCTTCTGAACATCCTCGACCTGCAAACCCTTTCCCGGGCCACAGTGGAATTTATTTCCCAGGCTCTGGTTGTGAATAAGGTAGGAATATGGACCCTGGACGTGGAAGCGGATTCTTACCGGATGACCAGTCAGACGGGTTTCTTAGAGGAGAGGCCCTTTGCGGAGGAAAGCTCCTTCATCGCCTACTTGAAGAAATCGCAAAGGGCTGTTGAGCTGGAATACATCAAGAACTATTATCCCCTCCAGGCCGACGTAAAAGAAATGATGATTGAACATATTGCTCTGGTCATTCCCTTCCAGTGGGAGGAAGGCCTGCTGGGGTTTTTGTTAGTGGGGGATAAACGGAATGGAAAGAATTTCACGATCATGGAAATCGAAGCGTTGGAAGCCCTTGCTCCGGCTATGGCCATGGCTATTTCTCGGGCTCTTCTTTACCAGAACTTGAAGAGGAAAGATCTGCAGATGATGCAATCAGAAAAACTGGCAGCCTTGGGAGAGATGGCCGCTTCCTTTGTCCATGGAATTCGCAATCCCCTGGGCATCATCTCGGGTTCAGCGGAGACCCTGAAGAAAAAAATTCCTGAACCTGTCCAGTCGGAAATGATTCAGTTCATCCGCGAGGAGTCCGAGCGCATCAATCGCATGCTGACGAACTTTCTGGAGTTTGCCAAACCGAAACCCCCTACCTTCCAAGAGGTAAACCTGAAGGACATTCTGAGGCGGACAGTGGATTTAAGCTCCATTCCTGCCCGCGAGAGGGGGGTTCAGGTCGTCCAGGAATATCCCCAGGATAAAGTCTCCCTTTTCTTGGATCCGGAACAGATCCATGAGGCCTTCGTCAACTTGGAGTTGAATGCTCTGGAAGCGATGCCTGCGGGAGGGACGCTGCGTATTACCTTGACCCAAAAAGAGAACAAGGATGTCATCATCCGAGTCAGCGATACAGGCGTGGGTATCCCTGCAGGGAGAGAGTCCAAGATCTTTGACCCCTTTTTTACTACGAAAGAGCAAGGTACGGGTTTAGGCTTGACCATTGTCCATACGGTCGTTAAAAACCACGGAGGAACGATCTCAGTGGCGAACAACGATGGAGGGGGAGCAACTTTTACCATTTCCCTTCCCGTACCCAAGGGGATGCTGGGGTGTTTTGGGGCCATAGGCCCTGCCCCGGCGAGCGACGGGAACGCTGAGAATCGCTAAGCACTTAGCGCTATGCGCATAGCGTTTTTTATTTTGTCATTTGGAGATTTATGAAGCCGCGAATTTTGATTGTTGACGACGAAATCCGCATGCAGCGCATTTTCGAGATTAATTTCAGCCCGAAATATGAAGTTCTAACTTGCGGGGATGGGGAAGAAGCTCTGCAGGTGGTGAAAACGAAAGACGTCACCCTGATGGTTACGGACCTGAAAATGCCCCGCATGAACGGAATGACCCTGCTGCAGGAAGTGCGCCAAATCCATCCTGAACTCCCCATAATCATTACGACAGCTTATGGGACAGTTGAAGGGGCAGTTCAGGCCATGAAAGAAGGAGCCGTCGATTATATCCTCAAGCCCATTAAGATGGATGAGATGGAGCTATTGATCGAAAAAACTCTATCGGTATGTCGCCTGAAAGATGAAAACCGCGACCTTCGGCAGGAGTTAAAGACCCTCTATGGACCCAAGAATATTGTAGGCAGCCATCCGGCTATGCAGAGAGTCATCCAGCTCATCCAACAAGTAGCGGGGACAAGGGCTACCGTGCTCGTTCAGGGTGAGAGCGGCACAGGTAAAGAAATAGTGGCCAGAGCCATCCATTACGAAAGTGACCGTTCGAGTAAGCCCTTCGTGGTCATCAATTGTGCAGCCATTCCCAGTAACCTCCTTGAAAGTGAGCTTTTCGGCTATGAAAAGGGAGCCTTCACCGGTGCGGTGAAGACGAAAAGGGGGCGCTTGGAGCTGGCGGATAAGGGAACGCTTTTTCTGGATGAGATTGGGGAGATGCCCAAAGAACTCCAAGTAAAAATCCTGCGGGTTTTAGAAGAGCAGAAGTTCCAACGGGTTGGCGGCATGGAAGATATCGAAGTAGATAACCGGATTGTTGCGGCCACCAATAAAGACCTGAAACAGGCTGTGGAAATAGGAGCTTTTCGGGAAGACCTTTATTACCGTTTGAATGTGATCATCATTCCGATTCCTCCCCTGCGCGAGAGGAAAGAAGACATTCCCTTACTGGTTGAGCATTTCTTGGATAAGCACCGTGGGATAGGCAAGAAAAAAAATAAGGGAATAAGCGAAAGAGCACTGAAATGTTTAATGGAGAACACCTGGCCAGGTAATGTAAGAGAACTTGAAAATGCCCTTCTTCGGGGTTTAGTCCTTTGCCGTTCCGATTATATAGAAGTTGAAGACCTGCCTGAAGAGCTTACCATTCAGGAAAAAGAGGAAGAGAAAACCGTCGCTGCCGACCGGCACGAACTTAAGCAGATGAAAAAACAAGCCCAACAGAAAATGAAGGAGGAGATTGAGGGAAATTTCATCATCGAAGCCTTGCGTAAAGGGGAGGGGAATATCCAACGATCGGCAGCTATGGTCAACATGGACAGAAGGCAGTTCCAGAACTTAATTAAAAAATACGGAATTGCTAAGGAAAAATTTGGAAAAAATTGATGCGAAAAATAATTTCGCACTTGGAAGAAAAACTTCGCAGCTAATAACTTATTGTAGTTATTTAATAATTTTTAATTTACGACCTAGCGTAAGCCATCAAGCCTATTTTCCCCCTTTCCATTATGCATTTCCTTAAAAAATTAATTAATAATATCAGTTGGTTTTAAAAAATACTGCTGTCGCCCCGGTGGCCCATATTTTGCTAAAAATCTTAAAAAAGGCTTTAACAGGAGGGTAAAATGGCCATTGGGGACTTAATCCGCAACATCAAGAAAAAGGCATCAGGGCAAAAGCTCACCAGTCTCGAGCCTTATTACCCACCGACGCAAAACGTTCCCATCGGGCTTCCCAAACAGGTGGAGAGCCTCTGCCCGGAATGCCGGAAATTGATCCCGGCCAAAATTCTCGAACGAGATGGAAAAGTACTCATGGAGAAGACCTGTCCAGACCACGGGTTTGTGCGAGACCTGGTGTATTCTGATGCGGAGCTTTATAAGAAGGTTGAACGGTGGACCTACGAGGATGGGGACGGAATCCTGAATCCACAGATTATCGGGGCGAAGGTGTGCCCGGATGACTGCGGAGTTTGCGACCTGCACATCAGCCACGCCGCCGTGGCCAACATCGATTTAACCAATCGATGTAATTTGAGATGTCCCATCTGCTTTGCCAACGCCAATGTGCAGGGGTACGTGTATGAGCCGACTTATGAGCAAGTATTGGAAATGCTCGCCATGGTCAGGAATATAAAACCTGTTTTTCCTCCAGGGGTCCAATTTTCCGGTGGAGAACCAACCATTCATCCTCGGTTCCTGGACATCCTGAAAGCAACCCGGGCCATGGGCTTCAGCCATCTGCAGATTGCTTCTAATGGGATCCGCATCGGTAAAGATCTGGAGTTTGCCAGGCAGTGCAAGGAAGCGGGCCTCTATACCGTTTATTTGCAGTTTGATGGGACAGGAGATGAAGTGTATCAGAAGACCCGGGGGCTGTCCGGCCTCTGGGAGTTGAAGGTCAAAGCAGTGGAGAATGCCAGAGAGTCAGGCTTGCGGATCGTTCTGGTGCCGACGATCATCAAGACCATCAATGATCATCAGGTGGGAAATATTCTGCAATTTGCCATTGATAATTCTGACGTCATCAGCGGAATCAGCTATCAGCCCGTGGCCTTCACCGGGCGGATCTCGGTTGAAGAACGAGAACGGCAACGCTACACCTTGTCCGACTTGGCCAAGGATATCGAGAGCCAAACCGGTTATCTCAAGGCCATGGAGGATTGGTACCCTCTGTCAGTGACCTCTCCTTTTTCCAAGCTGCTCAGCGCCATTTGGAAGTATGAAGTGATGAAGATTACCTCCCATGCGGATTGTGGCATTGGCTCCTACATCTTTGTCAATTGCCAAACCAAGAGTGTCACCCCGATCACCAAGATAATCGACATCGAAGGGTTCACCATGGACCTGAACAACCTGGTGAAACAGAAGATCTCTCATATTCGGGCCTTGACTGCCCTCAGCGCTCAGCATCTGCTGAAGAAGCACTTCCGGGAGAAGGAAGCAAAGGACGGGATGACCCCGGAAATCTGCTTAGAGCTTTTCCAGGGGGTGGTGGACAAGGAGGCCCAAAAGCGCGTGGAACTCATTTACAACTGGAACATGTTACTCGTGGGGGGTATGCACTTCCAGGATTCATATAATTACAACGTGGACCGAGTGAAGCGTTGTTCCATCCACTATGCGGCGCCTAATGGCAGGATGTACCCCTTCTGTGCGTATAATTCCGGACCCGTTTTCCGAGAAAAGATCGAGCGCCAATACTCCATCCCCTTAGAAGAATGGCGCCAGCGACATCGCCACTTGGAGGAAGATAGTTATTTCCTCTACCGGTCCTAAATAACCCCTCTTAGAAAAAAGGGAGGCTGATTTCAGCCTCCCTTTTTTATTGCCCCCTTTTTAAAAATTTATAAACCCTATGCGCCATGCGCTCTGCGCTTAGTAGCTTTTTTTGGAAAGGATTAAGGTTGATGGACTTTTTACGAAGCCATCAAGGTTGAGGCCCCCGAAATCCATAGTAGTAGCGGTAGAGAAGGAGAATACCGATGATGAGGAGGATAATGGGCCCGACCAGGTCACTCCAGGCTTCAAAGGACGGAAAAAATTCAATGACAAAATTCACAACAAAAAGAATAATGCCGATGCCGCCAACGATCCAGCCCGCCCAAGTGTGACGATTGATCAGAAAGAGCCCCACGCCGATGGCCACTAAGATTAATGGCCAGCTTGTTTCAAAATGAAGGATATAAAGGCGATGCAGGAGTAGTAAGATCCCCAGTGTTACCAGAATGAGCCCACCCAATAAAAGGCCTTTTTTCCCTCGCGCCATTTTTACGTTTTGATACCTCCCGTTTGAATTTTATTACCATGTTTGATAAAATAATTCAATGGAAAAGTTTAAACCGCTAAGCGCTTAGCGCTATGCCCATAGCGTTTTTAATTCTTTATGATCAAGTTCATAGAAAATTTAGAGCGGCACCGGTTTTACAAGCCGCAGATAGTCTACCACCAGGCGATCCCTTCCCAAGGGGGGCAATGGGCAAGGTTGGAAAGGGAGTTACCTCCTTTATTGACCCAGGCCCTGGCGGAGCAGAATATTGATTCTCTTTACTCCCACCAGGCCGCAGCCATCCAAAAAGTTCGGGAGGGGAAGAATGTAGTCATTGCCACGCCAACGGCCAGCGGCAAGACCTTGGCGTACACCCTGCCGGTGATCGAGTCTCTTCTCCAAATCCCAGACTCAAAAGCCCTGTACCTCTTCCCCTTGAAAGCGCTGGAGCAAGACCAATTGAAGGCCCTGGAGGAATTTATTTCCCCGATTAAAGGCCAGATCAAATTTCAGGCCGTGATCTATGATGGAGATACGTCGAGTTATCGGCGGAGGAAGATTCGCGAATCTATTCCCACGATTTTGATCACCAACCCGGACATGGTCCATCTCAGCCTGCTCCCGTTTCATACCCAATGGGAGGAGCTCTTCCGCAACCTACGGTATGTGATCATCGATGAGCTCCACACTTACAAAGGGATATTCGGCTCGCATCTGGCACAAATTATCCGCAGGCTGGAACGGATCTGTAACTTCTATGGATCAAGGCCCCAGTTCGTCGCTTGTTCGGCAACCATTGCCAACGCCAAGGCATTTGCTGAGAAGCTGATGGGCCTTCCCTTCGAAGCTGTCGAAGAAAGCGGTGCACCCCGTGCGGGGAGGAATTTCCTTTTTCTGAATCCTACGATGAGCCCCTACACCTTGGCCGTGAAACTTTTCCTGGACTGCCTCGACGGCGGCTTTCGTACTTTGGTCTTTACCCAGGCCCGGAAGATAACGGAACTCCTGCACACCTGGGTTTTAAAGGATCGCCCGGACTTGAAGAACCGGGTGAGCTCCTACCGTGCCGGGTTCCTTCCGGAAGAACGCCGGGAGATCGAAGCCAAACTGGTATCCGGCGAACTTTTGGGAGTCATCTCCACCAGTGCCTTGGAGTTGGGAATTGACATTGGAGGTTTGGATGTTTGCATCCTGGTGGGCTACCCGGGTACAGTCGCAGCTACCTGGCAGCGAGGTGGCCGGGTAGGAAGAGCAGATCGGGAGTCTCTCATTGCCTTAATCGCCCAGCCAGACGCTCTGGACCAGTATTTCATGCGCCATCCGCAAGATTTCTTCAGCCGGGGGTTTGAGAGCGCGATAGTGGATCCGGACAATTCCGTAATCGTTTCCCGACACTTAGTCTGTGCCAGTGCTGAGATACCGCTGCGGATGGAGGAAGATGTTTTCCCATTGCAAAAATACGATCCCCTTCTGGATCAACTGGTTGCCGAAGGGGAACTTCTCCGCAGTGCCTCGGGCCGGGAATGGTTTTCCCACCGGGTTTATCCCCACCGGATGGTGGACATTCGTTCCGCGGGAGAAGGTTTTACCATCTTCGAAGAAGGGACGAAGCGAGTGGTCGGGAAGATCAGCGTGCCGAGGGTTTACAGCGAATGTCACCCGGGAGCGATCTACCTGCATAAAGCCGACCCGTACGTAGTCACCCATCTGGACCAGGGGAAGAGGGAAGTCTGGACCAAACAGGTGGAGGTGGATTATTATACCCGCGCGCTATCAGAGAAAGAGACCGAGATCCTCTCTGTGGCCCAAACCCAGAATATCGCTCAGTTCACAGCCTGTTTCGGCAGGTTAAAGGTCACCGAGAGGGTTAGGGGTTTTGAGAAGCGGCGCATCTTCGGCCAGGATCTTCTCAGCGTCCATGAATTAGAGATGCCTTCCCACGTCTTTGAGACCATGGGATTGTGGATGGTCCTTCCTGAAAGCATCTCTCAGCAAGTGAAGGAAGCAGGGATGCATTTTATGGGCGGAATCCACGCCATCGAACATGCCTCCATCGCCCTTTTCCCGCTTTTTGCCCTCTGCGATCGGAATGACGTGGGAGGAATTTGCTACCCGGTGCATCCCCAGTTGGAGAAGCCAGCAATTTTTATCTATGACGGATACCCCGGAGGGGTTGGCTTGGCCGAATATGGCTATGGCATGCTGGAAGAGCTTTTGAAAAAAACCCTTTCTCTGATCCGTGATTGTAACTGCTTGGACGGCTGCCCATCTTGCGTCCACTCTCCCAAGTGCGGGTCGGGAAACAAACCCTTAGACAAGCGTGCTGCGGAATTCATCCTGGAATGGTTATTGGGGGGAAAGGAAATTAAACCCCAAATAGCGGATAGAGCTCAGACGAGGCCTTTGACGCTTCCGGCTAATGTTTTTCTCGGGGGGGATTCTGAAATTGCCGAGCCCGAGGCAATTACCCGACCTCAACATCCCCTTTGGCTAAAGGAAAAAATTTCTCGCCACCGTATTCTTTTTCTGGACCTGGAAACCCAGAGGAGTGCCGAAGAAGTCGGCGGCTGGCAGAACAAACACCTGATGCGTTTGGCTGTGGCCGTAGTTTATGATTCGAGGGAAGATTCTTTTGATATATTCAAAGAAGATCGTGTCCATGACTTGATCGCCAAACTGAAGACCGCGGACCTGGTTGTTGGGTTTAACATCGCTGATTTCGATTACCATGTCCTGAAAGGTTACTCTCCTTTTCGCTTTTCTGAACTCAAGACCTTTGACATCCTGCAAGAAATTTCCAGGCAATTGGGTTATCGTCTTTCCCTCAACCACCTGGCCCACAAGACTTTAAACATGGAGAAATCCGCCGATGGCTTACAGTCATTGCAGTGGTTTAAAGAAGGGAAGATCGAAGAAGTGATTGCCTATTGCCAAAAGGACGTAGAGATCACCCGGGACCTCTTTCTCTTTGGCCTGGCCAACGGTCACCTACTGTTCGAGACCAAATCTGGCCAGCTCGTCCGCCTGCCTGTGGATTGGAATTTGTCGAGAATTATAAAAAAATAAAAATGCAGGGTGGAGGGGATTGACCCTATACCCTACACCCTTTTTTTCAACAGACCCGGCAGAGGAGGATAGGTACGGTGGCCGTATGAATAATCTTGTTGGCCACACTTCCCAGGACGAACTGGGTGAGCCCGGTGCGCCCGTGAGTGGACATGGCGATAAGGTCGAAGTCGCGGTCTCGGGCATGATCGACAATTTCCTGGGCATCGTGGCCATAACGGACCACTGAGTTTACGTTGACCCCCACGCTTTTCAGATTCTCCTCAACTTTCGCCAGGTATTCCTCCGCCTCGCGGACGACATTCACCTGATGTTGAATAGGGTCCATCCCCGGGAAGGTGTAGGCCAGCGCCACCCGCAAGAGGGTGACTTCTGCCCCATGAATCTTGGCCAACCATTCTACTCGGGGCAGAATTCCTTCGGCCAGCTTGGAACCATCTAAGGGAACTAAAAATTTTTTAAACATCATGGCCTCCTTTCTTTAATTCCAGAGTAGAGAAATTTTCTTTTGAAAAACAGATGAACACAGATTATCAGGGTTTCGTTATCCGGACATTGAAAAGAAGGAACTATAAAAAAGCTATCTGGGTTTATCCGTGTAAATCTGTGTCCCGAGTTGCAATTATAAATTATTCTTTCTGATTACTTTCTGGGAGAGGATGGCAATGCCTACTAACCCCAGCCCGACGAAATCGTAAACCAGGACCGGATAAACTAAGGCCAGCCCGGCGATGATTAGAATGGCCCGCTCATAAGGGGTGGCCCGTTTGAACATCCATCCATCCATGCCCGCTGCCAGGGCAAAGATACCCACCAGGGCTGTTATAAAGGTCCAGATGATATTAAGCGGATCACCCTTAAAAAGCAAAGCCACGCCGTCGGGATGAAGGGTAAAATTAAAGGGGACGAGGAAAGCAGGTAGAGTATATTTCCAGGCCTGCATGGTCGTTTTGTAGGGATCTCCCCCGGTGAGCGCAGCGGCGGCAAAGGGAGAAAGAGCGGTGGGGGGGGAGACCTCCGAGAGGATAGAGTAGTAGAAAATAAACATGTGGGCGGCAAAGTCAGGGACGCCCAGCTTCATCAGGGCAGGGGCGGCGATCACCGCGCAGATGATGTAGGAAGCCGTCACGGGAACGGCCAGACCGACGACCCAGACTACCAAAGCCGTGAAGATGGCGGTCAAAAGGAGGCTCCCTCCGGCATATTCGATGACGATGGAGCTGAATTTCAGCCCCAGCCCGGTGAGGGTGACTACGCCCACGATAATTCCGGCCGAAGCACAGGTGGTGGCCACGGAAAGCACCCCGATGGAACCGCTCCGCAGGGCATTGATTAATTTTTTCGGGAAAAGGGCGGTATCCGGTCGGATAAAGCTGACTGCCAACGCAATCACGGTAGCCCAGAAGACAGCCATGATGGGCGTAAACCCCACGACCATGATGACGACGATGGCGATGAGAGAAGTAAAGTGAAATCCATAAAGCCGGGTGAGTTGCCATAAAGAATAGGTGTGGTCGAAGGAGATAACTTTGGCCCCAAACTTTTTAGCGTCAAATTCCACCATAAGGAAGATCCCCCAGTAATACAAGATCGTTGGGATAGAGGCCATGACGATGACGTCCAAATAGGAGATCTTCAAAAACTCAGCGATGAGAAAAGCGGCCGCTCCCAACACCGGCGGGGAAAGGATGGCGCCGATGCCTCCGGCCGCTAAAAGACCTCCTGCTGCTTCTTTACTGTATCCGGCCTTGGCCAGCATGGGATAAGCCACCGAACCCAGGGTGACCGTGGTGGCCACCCCGCTGCCGGAGGGTCCTCCGAGGAGAAACGAGGCCAGGGTCACGGTTCGACCCGCCCCGGTTGGCTTCCCCCCCATGGCCGAGAGGGAAAAATCGATGAAGAATTTTCCCGCCCCGGAAAATTCCAGGAAGGCTCCGTATATCGTAAAGAGGATAATATAGGTAGAGGAGACATCGACGGGCACGCCAAAAATTCCCTCCAGAGTCATATACATGTGTCCAACGAGTCGGTCAATGCCATATCCCCGATGGGTCCAGGGGGGAGGAAGCCAAGGCCCGATATAGGCATAAACCAAGAAAGATCCAACGACAACGGGAAGAATCCAGCTCGTCGTCCGGCGGGTTGCTTCCAGAATCAAAACCATCAGCAAACCACCGAAGATTAAGTCCCAGGAGGTGGGCGTCACGGCGCGGTAAATGAACTCTTCGAAATCGAGGAAGATGTAAACGATGGTTGCAACTCCCAAAACGGAAAGGAGGTAATCATACCAGAAAATCCTGTTGCGAAACCGTTTGAGGGACGGGAAAACCAGAAAGGTTAAAAAAAGGACGAACATGACGTGAATCCCCCGGAGGATCTGGGTCATGATTATCCCGATAGCGGCGTAAAGATGGATAAGGGACATGGCCACGGCCACGGTGGTGATGAATATCCCCATCTTACCGGACAGACGGCGGGAAGGTCCCTCTTCTTCCTCGATAAAGGCTTCAGCTTTTTTCAGCCGTTCTTCAGTAATCAGTTCTTCTTCAGGAGCTAAAGAAGGTTTTTCCTCTTCCTGCATACCTGTCCTTTCTATGAAGGAATAAAATCAGGCTTTCCAGGAGAACTCTGCCGGGCAACATGAGAATTTTTTTTGTGGGGAAGCCTTCCCCTCCCACGGCAACCCGAAAAAGATTGTCAGCAGGAGGAGGATATAACCGTTTATTTAAACTTGATTCCCTTTTCCTGGTAGTACTTAATCGCTCCCGGATGGAAAGGCAGCGAAGAACCAACTGCGGCGGTGGCTAAGGTGAAGTTCTGGGCTTCTTTATGCACCGCTACGAGTTCCGGCTGATGTTCGAGAAGGACTTTTGTTATGTTATAAGCCAGCCCGGCATCCATTTTCTCATGGCAGATTAAGAGATTGGCCACACACACCACCTGGACGTCAGCATCCATACCCGGGTAAATGGCTTTAGGTATGGGCAGTTTGAAGTAAACCGGCCCATATTTCTGGGTCAACTTATCAAGATGATCAGCGTTGTTTAAGACTTTAATCTTAATCCCTGGCGTGGCTGCTAAATCTAAAACGGCGGCAGTGGGCAACCCTCCATCCCAAGTGAAGGCATCTATCTTACGATCCTTCAAAGCTCCAGCGGATTCAGCTACCCCCAGGCGATCCCGCTTAATATCTTTCTCCCCATCAATGCCGTAGCTTTCCAGAACCCTCATGGTTTTAACTTCGGTCCCGCTCCCCGGAGATCCTGTGGATACCCGCTTTCCCTTGAGGTCGGAAACGGATTTAATCCCCGATCCTTCCACAGTTACAAAGTGCATGTAATTGGAATAGATGACCCCAATCGTTCGTATAGGAATCGCTCCACCGGCCTTGAATCTTCCAAGTCCCTTCCAAGCATCATATCCGATATCGGCCATGATAAGGGCCAACTCGGCTTTTCCTATCTGGATGAGTTTGCAGTTGTCCACAGAACCAGCCGTTACTTCAGCCGTGGCTTCCGTGTTGGGAATATACTTGGAGATGACATTGGCCATTCCGCCCCCGAGGGGATAATATACACCGCCTGTTCCCCCCGTACCGATGGATAGACGCACGGCCTTGCTCTGGGCCTCTCCCGAACTCCCAAAGGAAAGGGTGAAAATAATGGTTAATAGAATCGTCAAAGTGCCCAAGTGTCGCTTAGAACCCATCGCGAATTCTCCTTTTCTAATAATAATATTTACTTTTTTCTGGCGCGAGGCTCTTTCTTACCACATATTGATTTTGGCAACAAGGGGAAAAAAGATCGGCTGGCATAAGGATTATAGACAATCGGCAAAAGGTGCAAGGTTCAAGACGCAAGGAATAAGGCTCAAAGAAAGTTATAATCTTCAAGTT
Coding sequences within it:
- a CDS encoding TRAP transporter fused permease subunit, with product MQEEEKPSLAPEEELITEERLKKAEAFIEEEEGPSRRLSGKMGIFITTVAVAMSLIHLYAAIGIIMTQILRGIHVMFVLFLTFLVFPSLKRFRNRIFWYDYLLSVLGVATIVYIFLDFEEFIYRAVTPTSWDLIFGGLLMVLILEATRRTTSWILPVVVGSFLVYAYIGPWLPPPWTHRGYGIDRLVGHMYMTLEGIFGVPVDVSSTYIILFTIYGAFLEFSGAGKFFIDFSLSAMGGKPTGAGRTVTLASFLLGGPSGSGVATTVTLGSVAYPMLAKAGYSKEAAGGLLAAGGIGAILSPPVLGAAAFLIAEFLKISYLDVIVMASIPTILYYWGIFLMVEFDAKKFGAKVISFDHTYSLWQLTRLYGFHFTSLIAIVVIMVVGFTPIMAVFWATVIALAVSFIRPDTALFPKKLINALRSGSIGVLSVATTCASAGIIVGVVTLTGLGLKFSSIVIEYAGGSLLLTAIFTALVVWVVGLAVPVTASYIICAVIAAPALMKLGVPDFAAHMFIFYYSILSEVSPPTALSPFAAAALTGGDPYKTTMQAWKYTLPAFLVPFNFTLHPDGVALLFKGDPLNIIWTFITALVGIFALAAGMDGWMFKRATPYERAILIIAGLALVYPVLVYDFVGLGLVGIAILSQKVIRKNNL
- a CDS encoding TAXI family TRAP transporter solute-binding subunit, with translation MGSKRHLGTLTILLTIIFTLSFGSSGEAQSKAVRLSIGTGGTGGVYYPLGGGMANVISKYIPNTEATAEVTAGSVDNCKLIQIGKAELALIMADIGYDAWKGLGRFKAGGAIPIRTIGVIYSNYMHFVTVEGSGIKSVSDLKGKRVSTGSPGSGTEVKTMRVLESYGIDGEKDIKRDRLGVAESAGALKDRKIDAFTWDGGLPTAAVLDLAATPGIKIKVLNNADHLDKLTQKYGPVYFKLPIPKAIYPGMDADVQVVCVANLLICHEKMDAGLAYNITKVLLEHQPELVAVHKEAQNFTLATAAVGSSLPFHPGAIKYYQEKGIKFK